The Desmonostoc muscorum LEGE 12446 genome includes a region encoding these proteins:
- the ltrA gene encoding group II intron reverse transcriptase/maturase, whose amino-acid sequence MNTPKSDSIENTEGWRNINWRKVEKYVFKLQKRIYAASRCGDIKRVRKLQRILMRSWSNRVLAVRRVTQDNQGKKTAGVDGVKSLSPEARLNLAKGLRINGKSKPTRRIWIPKPGKTEKRPLSIPTMFDRALQAVVKTTLDPEWEARFEASSYGFRQGRSCHDAIKHIKNCIVSKAKFVLDADISQCFDRIDQKALLLKLNMKGKVKQQIKAWLNSGVIDSGELIATNSGTPQGGVISPLLANIALHGLEDLINQEFPANKSGKVRGSKTKFGYKICQPTFIRYADDFIVLHESRAVINRCEEIIRIWLKGIGLELKPEKTRVAHTLHPDLSEDGQAGFDFLGHHIQHKKVGKYRENKNSFGTRLGFITLITPSKKAIDAHKNKMKSIIIKCKSRSQAELIKELNPIIRGWATFYRVSDAGTVGDFARLDRITYLRLRRWAKRQTGSIYHGHQKYWHTIGDNHWVFTTRPDSNGLKLLSHIEFHSSVNDYVKVRGDKSPYDDDTIYWSLRLSNHPNLPTTKRNLLKQQKGKCMGCGLNFLEGDLLEIDHIKPLSCGGKKEWNNLQLLHRHCHNVKTATDGSQKSLRDNRETH is encoded by the coding sequence ATGAATACGCCTAAGTCAGATTCAATTGAGAATACTGAGGGATGGAGAAATATAAATTGGCGCAAAGTCGAGAAATACGTCTTCAAGTTGCAAAAACGCATCTACGCCGCTTCGCGTTGTGGTGATATCAAGCGAGTCCGTAAACTTCAGCGAATTTTAATGAGGTCTTGGTCGAATAGGGTACTAGCGGTAAGAAGGGTAACGCAAGATAACCAAGGTAAAAAGACGGCAGGAGTGGATGGGGTAAAATCCTTATCCCCAGAAGCACGTCTCAACCTAGCAAAAGGGCTAAGAATAAATGGTAAATCCAAACCCACACGTAGAATTTGGATACCTAAACCAGGGAAAACTGAAAAACGCCCGCTTTCAATACCCACTATGTTTGACCGCGCCCTACAAGCCGTAGTCAAAACTACCTTAGACCCAGAATGGGAGGCTCGATTTGAGGCATCCAGCTACGGGTTTCGACAAGGCAGGTCATGCCACGATGCCATTAAACATATCAAAAACTGCATAGTATCAAAAGCCAAATTTGTACTAGATGCAGATATTTCGCAATGTTTTGACCGCATTGATCAGAAAGCATTACTTTTGAAACTAAACATGAAGGGAAAAGTTAAGCAACAAATAAAAGCTTGGCTTAATTCTGGAGTAATAGATTCAGGAGAACTGATAGCTACAAATTCTGGCACACCCCAAGGTGGGGTAATTTCGCCATTATTAGCTAACATTGCTTTACATGGTTTAGAAGACCTGATTAATCAAGAATTTCCTGCTAATAAAAGTGGGAAGGTAAGAGGGTCAAAAACCAAATTCGGCTATAAAATCTGCCAACCGACCTTCATTAGGTATGCGGACGATTTCATAGTTTTACACGAATCACGAGCGGTCATTAATCGGTGTGAGGAAATCATCAGAATTTGGCTCAAAGGTATTGGCTTAGAACTGAAACCAGAAAAGACCCGTGTAGCACATACACTGCACCCAGATTTAAGTGAAGATGGTCAAGCAGGATTTGATTTTCTGGGACACCATATTCAGCATAAAAAAGTGGGTAAATACCGAGAAAACAAAAATAGTTTCGGTACTCGTCTTGGTTTCATTACCCTTATTACCCCTTCAAAAAAGGCGATTGATGCTCACAAAAATAAGATGAAAAGCATCATCATAAAATGTAAGTCACGTTCTCAAGCAGAACTAATTAAAGAACTTAACCCTATTATTAGGGGATGGGCTACATTTTATAGAGTTTCAGACGCTGGAACTGTTGGGGATTTCGCCCGGTTAGATAGAATAACTTATCTTCGTCTAAGAAGATGGGCTAAAAGACAAACCGGAAGTATTTATCACGGTCATCAAAAGTATTGGCATACCATAGGTGACAACCATTGGGTATTCACAACTAGACCAGATAGTAACGGATTAAAGTTATTATCACATATCGAATTTCACTCCAGTGTTAACGATTATGTAAAAGTTAGAGGTGATAAAAGTCCTTATGATGATGACACTATCTACTGGAGTTTAAGGTTAAGTAATCATCCAAATTTACCTACTACTAAAAGGAACCTCCTTAAGCAACAGAAAGGTAAATGTATGGGATGTGGCTTAAATTTTCTTGAAGGTGATTTATTGGAGATTGACCACATCAAACCCCTGAGTTGTGGAGGTAAAAAAGAATGGAACAATCTTCAATTACTGCACCGTCATTGCCACAATGTTAAAACTGCTACTGATGGTAGTCAGAAGTCCCTCCGTGACAATAGGGAAACACATTGA
- a CDS encoding IS630 family transposase (programmed frameshift): MIEQHLQPAIPSVSFANAELQEFIDNRPDAREVRKALAVKLVYQGYKYEEIQTILDVSVGSITSWKQAYKEYGICGLRLNYKGRKSYLSDEQQQEVLSWLQTKEIWELGELEYKLAFEYDVIYESKRSYYDLFDAAGISWKKTTGLNPKADIEAVAGKKKQIEKLLDSNREEIEEGRLRVLLIDECHLLWGDVTGYVWGKTDQEIAIGIVNEREKQTYYGAVDYLDGKLLLKAYNAGNSDNTIDYLRYLLDQSPNQRLLLFWDGASYHRSHLVQNFLGEINQGLSPDQWKIHCVRFAPNCPSQNPIEDIWLQAKTWVRRFCALIPSFSHLKWMFEWFLRHTNFDFDTLQMYGAFSEIKY, encoded by the exons ATGATAGAGCAGCATCTACAACCTGCGATACCTTCGGTGAGCTTCGCTAACGCAGAACTACAAGAATTTATAGATAATCGCCCGGATGCCCGTGAGGTGAGAAAAGCTTTGGCAGTGAAACTGGTTTATCAAGGCTACAAGTATGAGGAAATTCAAACAATTTTAGATGTCTCTGTTGGTTCAATAACAAGCTGGAAGCAAGCTTATAAGGAATATGGAATTTGCGGATTGCGCTTAAATTATAAAGGCAGAAAGAGTTACCTGAGCGATGAACAGCAACAAGAAGTATTAAGTTGGTTGCAAACTAAGGAGATTTGGGAGCTTGGTGAACTGGAATACAAATTGGCTTTTGAATATGATGTCATCTACGAATCGAAACGGAGTTATTATGATTTATTTGACGCGGCGGGAATTAGTTGGAAAAAAACTACTGGCTTAAACCCAAAGGCGGACATTGAGGCTGTAGCTG GCAAAAAAAAACAGATTGAAAAATTGTTGGACAGCAATAGAGAGGAGATAGAAGAAGGAAGACTGAGAGTATTACTAATAGATGAGTGCCATCTGTTATGGGGAGACGTAACTGGTTATGTCTGGGGAAAAACTGACCAAGAAATAGCAATTGGCATCGTTAACGAACGAGAGAAGCAGACATACTACGGGGCGGTTGATTATCTCGATGGTAAGTTGCTTCTTAAAGCTTACAATGCTGGCAATTCAGACAATACAATTGATTATTTACGTTATTTATTAGACCAGTCTCCCAACCAACGATTACTGCTTTTTTGGGATGGTGCTTCTTACCATCGTTCACATCTGGTTCAAAACTTTTTAGGAGAGATAAACCAAGGTTTGTCTCCAGACCAGTGGAAAATTCATTGCGTTCGCTTCGCTCCTAATTGCCCATCACAAAATCCAATTGAGGATATTTGGTTACAAGCTAAAACCTGGGTGCGGCGTTTCTGTGCTTTGATTCCTTCGTTCTCTCATCTCAAATGGATGTTTGAGTGGTTTCTCCGACACACTAACTTTGATTTTGACACTTTACAGATGTACGGAGCTTTTTCAGAAATCAAATACTAG
- a CDS encoding SGNH/GDSL hydrolase family protein: MLKNTTFKTFVTATVSSAAFLCVSVNNAYAASFNSISRIYAFGDSYSDNGAALRITTAAVNSGVPGAFIFPQVDVYDSDGRWTNNPGLTSVEVLAKQKKLQLTDYAVGGAKSGNGNLSTWLDKYQNTGLFGQIEEYKAEVNRVPDSKGLYFIFISTNDLLERFFNNQTGSVDVLADAAVNNIVSGISQLAVLGAEQFFVVNSTDLAALPLFEQYSEEAAKFRDVINKSLPGQLDTLNKQLGVEVALYDHVAISNKIRSTPATFGFTNINDACKLLYTTGGLEPGCSTPDNYYYFDEIHPTRRVHQIIGEDMANFLDTQKIPTVPEPSNVVALISCIGIIFDF; encoded by the coding sequence ATGCTGAAAAATACAACTTTCAAGACATTTGTTACTGCCACAGTAAGTAGTGCGGCTTTTTTGTGTGTAAGTGTTAATAATGCTTATGCTGCTTCTTTCAACTCTATTTCTCGTATTTATGCTTTTGGTGATAGCTATTCAGATAATGGGGCAGCACTTCGGATTACAACAGCAGCAGTTAACTCTGGGGTGCCTGGAGCATTTATATTCCCCCAAGTAGACGTGTATGACTCTGATGGTCGATGGACAAATAATCCCGGCTTAACATCAGTTGAGGTACTAGCAAAACAAAAAAAATTACAATTAACAGATTATGCTGTGGGTGGTGCAAAAAGCGGTAATGGCAATTTAAGTACTTGGCTTGATAAATATCAAAATACTGGTTTATTCGGTCAAATCGAAGAATATAAAGCAGAAGTTAATCGCGTGCCAGATTCTAAGGGATTATACTTCATTTTTATATCTACAAATGACTTATTAGAAAGGTTTTTTAATAATCAGACTGGTTCGGTCGATGTATTAGCTGATGCTGCTGTTAACAATATTGTTTCTGGAATATCACAACTTGCAGTACTAGGTGCAGAACAGTTTTTTGTTGTAAATTCTACAGATTTAGCTGCATTACCACTTTTTGAGCAATACTCAGAAGAGGCAGCTAAGTTTAGAGATGTTATCAATAAAAGTCTTCCCGGTCAACTCGATACCCTGAATAAGCAATTAGGTGTCGAAGTTGCACTGTATGACCATGTTGCAATTAGCAACAAAATTCGCTCTACCCCAGCGACATTTGGTTTTACCAATATAAATGATGCCTGCAAACTTTTATACACCACTGGGGGGTTAGAGCCTGGTTGTTCAACACCTGATAATTATTATTACTTCGACGAGATTCATCCTACTCGTCGTGTACATCAAATCATTGGTGAAGATATGGCCAATTTCTTAGATACACAGAAAATACCAACTGTTCCTGAACCATCAAATGTTGTAGCTTTGATATCTTGTATAGGAATCATATTTGATTTCTGA
- a CDS encoding ATP-dependent DNA helicase, whose protein sequence is MSGSINGISEAMMIQTLPTFAATGSFPFQLTQQQQKALDAMWTFIQPTVMAALFLLVGYAGTGKSTIVFQLVKVLVATGKRVVLTAPTNKAVGVLQRMAAENGVTGVEFFTIHQLLGLGMVTRGKEKVLDQTGPSYINLFDVVFIDECSMIGKQLWRWIEDVANQSSTWTKIKIILMGDPAQLNPVNEGKSPSFQVPDKAVLTQVVRQGTGSPLLEFVTASRYAVTKSKFPFEPYAKYLPDKSNGALMVKRQTLLRYACKKMKREFAQNPDCFRILSWTNTQVDFYNQQIRTHLYGENINRFIPGERLITRDPVMAPDGKTTILATSTEFTVLDVFGDRYNNYDTWRLKVETDEGIVRQIYVLHEDEQKQFDQETKRLLRSAKRNPFLWKQYYKHSEQFANIRNCFALTVHNSQGSTFLEAGIDGKDLSKRLYPERGDDSKAVLAKIREFNRLYYVSSSRARQRILVIR, encoded by the coding sequence TTGAGTGGATCAATTAATGGAATTAGCGAAGCGATGATGATCCAAACACTTCCTACTTTCGCTGCAACCGGTTCTTTTCCATTTCAACTCACCCAGCAGCAGCAAAAAGCTTTAGATGCAATGTGGACATTTATACAGCCAACCGTGATGGCTGCTTTATTTCTGCTGGTTGGCTATGCTGGAACCGGCAAGTCAACTATTGTTTTCCAACTAGTTAAAGTTCTTGTCGCTACGGGTAAGCGAGTTGTACTGACTGCACCCACTAATAAAGCTGTAGGTGTGCTACAACGCATGGCGGCAGAAAATGGCGTAACTGGGGTAGAATTCTTCACCATTCACCAGTTGTTAGGACTGGGTATGGTAACTAGAGGTAAAGAGAAAGTACTTGACCAAACTGGGCCTTCTTACATCAATCTATTTGATGTTGTCTTTATTGATGAATGTTCCATGATTGGCAAACAACTCTGGCGCTGGATTGAGGATGTTGCTAACCAATCATCCACCTGGACAAAAATCAAAATTATTCTCATGGGCGACCCAGCACAGTTAAATCCAGTTAATGAAGGAAAATCCCCTAGTTTTCAAGTGCCAGATAAAGCAGTTTTGACTCAAGTTGTGCGTCAAGGAACTGGTAGCCCTTTGTTAGAATTTGTCACTGCTTCTCGCTATGCAGTCACCAAGAGCAAGTTTCCTTTTGAGCCTTATGCCAAATATCTGCCTGATAAAAGTAATGGGGCGCTGATGGTTAAACGTCAAACTTTGCTGCGTTATGCCTGCAAAAAGATGAAGAGAGAATTTGCTCAAAACCCAGATTGTTTCCGAATTTTATCCTGGACTAATACTCAAGTTGACTTTTACAATCAGCAGATTCGCACTCATTTATATGGTGAAAATATCAATCGCTTTATTCCTGGAGAGAGATTAATCACTAGAGATCCTGTGATGGCTCCTGATGGTAAAACTACGATTCTTGCTACATCTACAGAGTTTACTGTTTTAGATGTTTTTGGCGATCGTTACAACAACTATGATACTTGGAGGTTAAAGGTAGAGACAGATGAAGGGATTGTGCGTCAAATCTATGTTCTGCATGAAGATGAGCAAAAACAATTTGACCAAGAAACCAAACGCTTACTCAGAAGTGCCAAGCGTAATCCCTTTCTGTGGAAGCAGTACTACAAACATTCAGAGCAGTTTGCCAACATCAGAAACTGCTTTGCATTAACTGTTCACAATAGCCAAGGTAGCACTTTCTTAGAAGCGGGTATTGATGGTAAAGATTTGAGTAAGCGACTTTATCCAGAACGAGGAGATGACAGTAAGGCAGTCCTGGCAAAGATTAGAGAGTTTAATCGTTTGTACTATGTTTCTAGCTCACGGGCTAGACAACGGATATTAGTTATCCGGTGA